The following proteins are co-located in the Rhodococcus opacus B4 genome:
- the tyrS gene encoding tyrosine--tRNA ligase, with product MTENIIDELTWRGLIAQSTDLDALRRDLDAGPVTLYAGFDPTGPSLHAGHLVPLLALKRFQRAGNRPIVLAGGATGLIGDPRDVGERTMNSADTVAEWADRIRGQLERFVDFDDSPSGAVIENNMNWTGKLSAIDFLRDVGKHFSVNVMLARDTVKRRLETDGMSYTEFSYMLLQANDYLHLRRSHGCSLQVGGSDQWGNIIAGVELNRRVDAASVHGLTVPLVTSADGKKFGKSTGGGSLWLDPEMTSPYAWYQYFVNTGDADVIKYLRWFTFLSAEELAELETATAERPHAREAQRRLAAEMTTLVHGEANTRAVELASQALFGRAELQDLDEPTLGAALREASVAELAPGEPSSIVDLLVLSGLCESKGAARRAVKEGGASVNNQKISSEDWTPESGDLLHGTWLVVRRGKRNFAGVKVLSN from the coding sequence GTGACTGAGAACATCATCGATGAACTGACCTGGCGCGGGCTCATTGCCCAATCAACCGATCTGGACGCGCTGCGCCGTGATCTCGACGCCGGACCGGTCACGCTCTATGCCGGTTTCGATCCGACTGGACCGAGTCTGCACGCTGGCCATCTCGTGCCACTGCTCGCGCTGAAGCGATTCCAGCGCGCGGGCAACCGCCCCATCGTGTTGGCCGGTGGCGCGACCGGTCTGATCGGCGATCCCCGCGACGTCGGTGAACGCACGATGAACTCCGCCGACACCGTAGCGGAATGGGCCGACCGGATCCGGGGTCAGCTCGAACGGTTCGTCGACTTCGACGACTCGCCGAGCGGCGCTGTGATCGAGAACAACATGAACTGGACCGGCAAGCTGTCGGCCATCGACTTCCTCCGCGACGTGGGCAAGCACTTCTCCGTCAACGTGATGCTCGCGCGAGACACCGTGAAGCGGCGCCTCGAAACGGACGGCATGTCCTACACCGAGTTCAGCTACATGCTGCTCCAGGCCAACGACTACCTGCACCTGCGACGCAGCCACGGTTGTTCGCTGCAGGTCGGCGGATCCGATCAGTGGGGCAACATCATCGCCGGCGTCGAGCTGAACCGGCGCGTCGACGCAGCGTCGGTTCACGGTCTGACCGTCCCGCTCGTCACGTCGGCGGACGGCAAGAAGTTCGGCAAGTCGACCGGAGGCGGAAGCCTGTGGCTCGACCCCGAGATGACGAGCCCCTACGCGTGGTACCAGTACTTCGTGAACACCGGCGACGCCGACGTGATCAAGTACCTGCGGTGGTTCACGTTCCTTTCCGCGGAGGAACTGGCGGAACTGGAGACGGCGACCGCCGAGCGCCCGCATGCGCGCGAGGCCCAGCGCAGGCTCGCTGCGGAGATGACGACACTCGTGCACGGCGAAGCCAACACCCGCGCTGTGGAGCTCGCGAGCCAGGCACTGTTCGGGCGCGCGGAACTGCAGGACCTGGACGAGCCGACGCTCGGCGCCGCACTTCGGGAGGCGTCCGTCGCGGAACTCGCCCCGGGAGAGCCGTCCAGCATCGTCGACCTTCTCGTTCTCAGCGGACTGTGCGAGAGCAAGGGCGCGGCCCGTCGCGCCGTGAAGGAAGGCGGCGCCTCCGTCAACAACCAGAAGATCTCCAGTGAGGACTGGACGCCCGAATCGGGTGATCTGCTGCACGGGACGTGGCTCGTGGTTCGGCGCGGAAAGCGCAACTTCGCCGGCGTCAAAGTGCTGTCGAACTAG
- a CDS encoding DNA-3-methyladenine glycosylase yields MNYATHGAASSTVVENRGVTIDRLDRAEPVDAARIVLGSTLIVGDVRIRIVEVEAYGGEKDGPWPDPASHSYRGRTPRNEVMFGPAGHLYVYRSYGMHFCMNVSYGPVGTAGGVLLRAGEVLDGSATVQARRPRVTRPADWARGPGNLGSATGVTLAENGAGLFEGDSPVRLEVADSDDWLSGPRVGVSTAADRPWRFWIPESPAVSAYRRSPRAMPADERMG; encoded by the coding sequence ATGAATTATGCGACCCACGGGGCGGCATCGTCAACGGTTGTGGAGAATCGGGGCGTGACCATCGATCGACTCGACCGGGCGGAACCCGTGGACGCCGCGCGCATCGTCCTCGGATCCACGCTCATCGTCGGCGACGTTCGCATCCGCATCGTGGAGGTGGAGGCGTACGGCGGGGAGAAGGACGGGCCGTGGCCCGACCCGGCATCGCACTCGTACCGGGGGAGGACCCCGCGCAACGAGGTGATGTTCGGCCCGGCCGGGCACCTGTACGTGTACCGCAGCTACGGGATGCACTTCTGCATGAACGTGTCCTACGGCCCGGTCGGCACGGCGGGTGGAGTGCTCCTCCGTGCGGGCGAAGTGCTCGACGGGTCCGCGACGGTCCAGGCCCGCAGACCCCGGGTCACGAGGCCTGCCGACTGGGCGCGCGGGCCCGGCAACCTGGGGTCCGCGACCGGCGTCACCCTCGCCGAGAACGGTGCGGGACTGTTCGAAGGCGATTCGCCCGTTCGGCTGGAGGTCGCGGACTCGGACGACTGGCTGAGCGGCCCCAGGGTGGGGGTCAGCACGGCTGCCGACCGCCCGTGGCGTTTCTGGATTCCGGAGTCGCCGGCCGTGTCCGCGTACCGCAGAAGCCCGCGTGCGATGCCCGCCGACGAGCGGATGGGATGA
- a CDS encoding ABC transporter ATP-binding protein: MTDAAAIDIRDLHVRRGRNEVLHGIDVQVASGSITGLLGPSGCGKTTLMRCVVGTQIVESGTVTVLGSPAGSVSLRSRVGYVTQSPSVYADLTVRKNVAYFAALYGQPSSAVTEAVDAVGLTRFATQKAADLSGGQLGRVSLACALVARPEILVLDEPTVGLDPLLRVELWERFEELAAAGTTLLVSSHVMDEAEHCASLLLMRDGYVLAQVSPGGLREQTGETSLEDAFLNLIRASHVGSEN; the protein is encoded by the coding sequence ATGACCGACGCCGCAGCGATCGACATCCGAGATCTACACGTGCGCAGAGGCAGGAACGAAGTGCTGCACGGCATTGACGTCCAGGTTGCGAGCGGATCCATCACCGGTCTCCTCGGACCTTCCGGATGCGGAAAGACCACGCTGATGCGGTGCGTGGTCGGCACCCAGATCGTGGAATCCGGGACCGTCACCGTGCTGGGGTCCCCCGCAGGCTCGGTCTCGTTGCGAAGCCGCGTCGGGTACGTCACCCAGTCCCCCAGCGTGTACGCCGACCTCACGGTCCGGAAGAATGTCGCCTATTTCGCCGCACTCTACGGTCAGCCGTCGAGCGCGGTCACCGAAGCCGTCGATGCGGTGGGGCTGACACGCTTCGCCACCCAGAAGGCGGCCGATCTGTCGGGCGGGCAGCTGGGCCGGGTCAGCCTCGCATGCGCACTGGTGGCGCGCCCCGAGATCCTCGTGCTCGACGAACCCACCGTCGGCCTGGACCCCCTCCTGCGGGTCGAACTCTGGGAGCGATTCGAGGAACTCGCCGCCGCGGGAACCACCCTGCTGGTGTCGAGCCACGTCATGGACGAGGCCGAGCACTGCGCGTCGCTCCTGCTCATGCGCGACGGCTACGTTCTCGCGCAGGTTTCCCCCGGCGGGCTCCGCGAACAGACGGGCGAGACGAGCCTCGAAGACGCCTTCCTGAACCTCATCCGGGCATCACACGTCGGAAGTGAAAACTGA
- a CDS encoding ABC transporter permease — MNVTIFAATAGRILAQLRTDHRTVAMILVVPSLLMVLLYFLYQNVPAPPGQQSLFERVAITMLGILPFVVMFLVTSIAMQRERTSGTLERLLTTPMGKLDLLGGYAAAFSTAAAAQAGLACAVAFGFLGLTTEGSVTWVLLIAVLNAILGVALGLLCSAFARTEFQAVQFMPVVVVPQLFLCGLLVPRDQLPTWLEWISNVLPLSYAVEALQQVATHPGATGLMWRDLAVVAAFALLALSLGAATLRRRTP; from the coding sequence ATGAACGTCACGATCTTCGCGGCCACGGCGGGCCGGATCCTCGCGCAGTTGCGAACGGATCATCGCACCGTCGCCATGATTCTGGTGGTGCCCAGCCTGCTGATGGTGCTGCTGTACTTCCTCTACCAGAACGTCCCGGCGCCGCCCGGTCAGCAATCTCTGTTCGAGCGCGTCGCGATCACGATGCTGGGCATCCTGCCGTTCGTCGTGATGTTCCTCGTCACGTCGATCGCGATGCAACGTGAACGGACGTCGGGAACCCTCGAACGCCTGCTCACGACGCCGATGGGCAAGCTCGACCTGCTCGGCGGCTACGCGGCGGCATTCTCCACAGCCGCTGCCGCGCAGGCGGGGCTGGCGTGTGCGGTGGCATTCGGATTCCTCGGCCTCACCACGGAGGGCAGCGTGACGTGGGTGCTGCTGATCGCCGTGCTGAACGCGATCCTCGGCGTGGCCCTCGGTCTACTGTGCAGCGCCTTCGCGCGCACCGAATTCCAGGCTGTGCAGTTCATGCCGGTGGTCGTTGTCCCCCAGCTCTTCCTGTGCGGGCTCCTCGTTCCCCGGGATCAGCTCCCCACCTGGCTGGAGTGGATCAGCAACGTCCTCCCCCTGAGCTACGCCGTCGAGGCGTTGCAGCAGGTCGCCACACACCCCGGGGCCACGGGACTCATGTGGCGCGACCTCGCAGTGGTCGCCGCCTTCGCCCTGCTCGCGCTGTCGCTGGGCGCCGCAACACTGAGACGCCGCACACCATGA
- a CDS encoding TetR/AcrR family transcriptional regulator, with amino-acid sequence MTDPATRSDATTGLRTGRRRGNPDTRSRILTTARKLFAQNGFDKTSVRSVAAGAGVDSALVHHYFGTKRQLFLASVDIPVDPTKVIAPVLDTPRDEIGSRLALAVFSVWESPHKPAVVAAFRSAMAGNEPTLIRTFLLEVVLRDLGPRVDEPPGTGMLRMQLVASQMAGVLVTRYVLEFEPLASLPVDDLVAIVAPTLQRYLTGDLPV; translated from the coding sequence ATGACCGACCCCGCGACACGGTCGGACGCCACCACCGGGCTGCGGACGGGACGACGCCGGGGCAACCCGGACACGAGGTCGCGGATCCTGACGACGGCACGGAAACTGTTCGCGCAGAACGGCTTCGACAAGACCAGCGTGCGTTCCGTGGCCGCCGGGGCGGGTGTCGACTCCGCGCTGGTCCACCACTACTTCGGAACGAAGCGACAACTGTTCCTCGCGTCGGTGGACATTCCGGTGGATCCGACGAAGGTGATCGCGCCGGTGCTCGACACCCCGCGGGACGAGATCGGCAGCCGCCTCGCCCTGGCCGTGTTCTCGGTCTGGGAGTCGCCGCACAAGCCCGCCGTGGTCGCGGCGTTCCGGTCGGCGATGGCGGGAAACGAACCGACCCTCATCCGCACGTTCCTCCTCGAGGTCGTGCTCCGAGACCTCGGACCGCGCGTCGACGAACCACCCGGAACCGGGATGCTGCGCATGCAGTTGGTGGCATCGCAGATGGCGGGCGTCCTGGTGACGCGGTACGTCCTCGAATTCGAGCCACTCGCGTCGCTGCCCGTCGACGACCTGGTTGCGATCGTCGCACCGACGTTGCAGCGCTATCTCACCGGCGACCTTCCGGTGTGA
- a CDS encoding Trm112 family protein, whose amino-acid sequence MVIDPTLLGILACPQDKGPLLLVGDELLYNPRLRRAYPIENGIPVLLIDEARDVDADEHETLLARASGAA is encoded by the coding sequence GTGGTTATTGATCCGACGTTGCTCGGCATTCTCGCGTGCCCACAGGACAAGGGTCCTCTGCTGTTGGTCGGAGACGAGTTGCTCTACAACCCGCGCCTTCGGCGGGCGTATCCCATCGAGAACGGGATCCCCGTCCTGCTGATCGACGAGGCCCGGGACGTCGATGCGGACGAGCATGAGACGCTGCTCGCCCGGGCGTCCGGCGCGGCCTGA